A single region of the Salarchaeum japonicum genome encodes:
- a CDS encoding queuosine precursor transporter codes for MSRDALATGRVVLIGIFMTALVTSQLTASKLLMFQLPFSIPVTGSSLVMPGAALAYALTFFASDCYSELYGRNAARTLVNVGFAMTLVMLALVWTTIEAPIAPFSGVGQAEFSRVLWSSANIVAGSLLAYVVSQNWDVYVFHAIRRRTDNKYLWLRNIASTATSQAIDTVIFVTVAFYLAPTYLGVGSAYELSMVASLIVGQYVLKLAIALADTPFVYGTVAYFRR; via the coding sequence ATGAGTAGGGACGCGCTCGCGACGGGCCGCGTCGTCCTCATCGGGATTTTCATGACCGCGCTCGTCACGAGTCAGCTCACCGCGTCGAAACTCCTCATGTTCCAGTTGCCGTTCAGCATCCCCGTCACGGGGAGTTCGCTCGTGATGCCGGGCGCGGCGCTCGCGTACGCGCTCACGTTCTTCGCCTCCGACTGCTACAGCGAACTCTACGGCCGGAACGCCGCGCGAACGCTCGTGAACGTCGGGTTCGCGATGACGCTCGTGATGCTCGCGCTCGTCTGGACGACCATCGAAGCCCCCATCGCGCCGTTCTCCGGCGTCGGCCAGGCCGAGTTCAGCCGCGTGCTCTGGTCGAGCGCGAACATCGTCGCCGGCAGTCTGCTCGCGTACGTCGTGAGCCAGAACTGGGACGTCTACGTCTTCCACGCCATCCGCCGCCGCACGGATAACAAGTACCTCTGGCTTCGCAACATCGCCTCCACGGCGACGAGTCAGGCCATCGACACCGTCATCTTCGTCACGGTCGCGTTCTACCTCGCGCCGACGTACCTCGGCGTCGGGAGCGCGTACGAACTCTCGATGGTCGCGTCGCTCATCGTCGGTCAGTACGTCCTGAAACTCGCCATCGCGCTCGCCGACACGCCGTTCGTCTACGGAACGGTCGCGTACTTCCGGCGCTAA
- a CDS encoding ribbon-helix-helix domain-containing protein — protein MPKISVDVPEELLDDLDAHVGENGKFVNRSEALRACIRKTLDQLDEIDARHGRLDDE, from the coding sequence ATGCCGAAGATAAGCGTGGACGTGCCCGAGGAACTCCTCGACGACCTCGACGCGCACGTCGGCGAGAACGGGAAGTTCGTCAACCGGAGCGAAGCGCTCCGCGCCTGCATCCGGAAGACGCTCGACCAGCTCGACGAAATCGACGCCCGCCACGGGAGGCTCGACGATGAGTAG
- the tatC gene encoding Sec-independent protein translocase TatC, which produces MSSSGGVREDAARAVGVGRETVGVTLRTLQKKLQVAFVFFVVGLLGGVLAMRLLIWPELRADLLATEARIITQTPFDVILMQVKIGLITGVLATVPVLFYHARDPLKERGILPDVQVKVWHLVVLGVAAVLLFALGVAYAYGLFFPIVFYFLADYAVKAGLAPMYSIVMWTEFILMLAVSFGLAAQLPLVMSALAYAEVVQYETFRDKWKYAVVGIFAFGAVFSPPDPFTQILWALPLCLLYGVSLYITRLVVTAKRGSERIDVTGVLRARWNLPLAVAVVGFALGYGAYRYGVVTRVNDALSGTIYPQAYLLPQYDPLPVGIAVGAVALVGALAYVVFVAIERAASAEAEVYGGQVPSPENLNLDVLDAAGVRAAPEERFVAMDEEEALDAARTAIDDGDDEKAQAILDRFDDAADEREEQAAEAEAEEEEAGTITKRTAGMLDAFTEDETTEDDVGGYYEDILAVLGALRGRAFRIAAVFLSVLVASFGFLYYGGLATLRDDFIGRLPADVRTASNASAGPAADPGTAATAMQWPITLHPVEALVFEAKVSAVAAALATLPLVVYYAWPVLAERGILTGDRRTIVVWAGGAFGGLAVGSALGYLFVAPNVITYLVADALRADMVISYRISNFLWMVFLTTAGIGLLMDVPISMALFHGGGIVSYHTMRERWRVAVLVSFALGALLTPDTVYTMLIVGVPLSAAYFVGLGVLWVVTLGGRRGGGPTPAERTA; this is translated from the coding sequence ATGAGTAGTTCGGGCGGCGTACGCGAGGACGCAGCGCGCGCTGTCGGCGTCGGCCGCGAGACCGTCGGCGTCACGCTCCGCACCCTCCAGAAGAAACTCCAGGTCGCGTTCGTCTTCTTCGTCGTCGGCCTGCTCGGCGGCGTGCTCGCGATGCGCCTCCTCATCTGGCCCGAACTCCGCGCGGACCTCCTCGCCACCGAGGCCCGCATCATCACGCAGACGCCGTTCGACGTCATCCTGATGCAGGTGAAGATCGGGCTGATAACGGGCGTCCTCGCCACCGTCCCCGTCCTCTTCTACCACGCCCGCGACCCCCTGAAGGAGCGCGGCATCCTCCCCGACGTGCAGGTGAAGGTCTGGCACCTCGTCGTGCTCGGCGTTGCCGCCGTCCTCCTGTTCGCGCTCGGCGTCGCGTACGCCTACGGGCTGTTCTTCCCCATCGTCTTCTACTTCCTCGCGGACTACGCCGTGAAGGCCGGTCTCGCGCCGATGTACTCCATCGTGATGTGGACGGAGTTCATCCTGATGCTCGCGGTGTCCTTCGGTCTCGCGGCGCAACTCCCGCTCGTGATGTCCGCGCTCGCGTACGCCGAAGTCGTCCAGTACGAGACGTTCCGCGATAAGTGGAAGTACGCCGTCGTCGGCATCTTCGCGTTCGGCGCGGTGTTCTCCCCGCCCGACCCCTTCACGCAAATCCTCTGGGCGCTCCCGCTCTGCCTGCTCTACGGCGTCAGCCTCTACATCACGCGATTGGTCGTCACCGCGAAGCGCGGGAGCGAACGCATCGACGTCACCGGCGTCCTCCGCGCGCGCTGGAACCTCCCGCTCGCCGTCGCCGTCGTCGGGTTCGCGCTCGGGTACGGCGCGTACCGCTACGGCGTCGTCACGCGCGTGAACGACGCGCTCTCCGGCACCATCTACCCGCAGGCCTACCTCCTCCCCCAGTACGACCCGCTCCCCGTCGGTATCGCCGTCGGCGCGGTCGCGCTGGTCGGCGCGCTCGCGTACGTCGTGTTCGTCGCCATCGAACGCGCCGCGTCCGCGGAAGCCGAAGTGTACGGCGGGCAGGTTCCGAGCCCGGAGAACCTCAACCTCGACGTGCTGGACGCCGCGGGCGTCCGCGCCGCCCCCGAGGAGCGGTTCGTGGCGATGGACGAGGAGGAGGCGCTCGACGCCGCCCGCACCGCCATCGACGACGGCGACGACGAGAAGGCCCAGGCCATCCTCGACCGCTTCGACGACGCCGCGGACGAGCGCGAGGAGCAGGCCGCGGAAGCCGAGGCCGAAGAAGAGGAGGCGGGCACGATCACGAAGCGCACCGCGGGAATGCTGGACGCGTTCACCGAGGACGAGACGACGGAGGACGACGTTGGCGGGTACTACGAGGACATCCTCGCCGTGCTCGGCGCGCTCCGCGGGCGCGCGTTCCGCATCGCCGCGGTGTTCCTCAGCGTGCTCGTCGCCTCGTTCGGCTTCCTCTACTACGGCGGGCTCGCGACGCTCCGCGACGACTTCATCGGCCGCCTGCCCGCGGACGTTCGCACCGCGAGCAACGCCAGCGCCGGCCCCGCCGCCGACCCCGGTACCGCCGCGACCGCGATGCAGTGGCCCATCACCCTCCACCCCGTGGAGGCGCTCGTCTTCGAGGCGAAGGTGAGCGCCGTCGCCGCCGCCCTCGCCACCCTCCCGCTCGTCGTCTACTACGCGTGGCCGGTGCTCGCGGAGCGCGGCATCCTCACCGGCGACCGCCGCACCATCGTCGTCTGGGCGGGCGGCGCGTTCGGCGGCCTCGCCGTCGGGAGCGCGCTCGGCTACCTGTTCGTCGCGCCGAACGTCATCACGTACCTCGTCGCGGACGCGCTCCGCGCGGACATGGTCATCAGTTACCGCATCAGCAACTTCCTCTGGATGGTGTTCCTCACCACCGCCGGCATCGGCCTCCTGATGGACGTCCCCATCTCGATGGCGCTGTTCCACGGCGGCGGCATCGTCTCCTACCACACCATGCGGGAGCGCTGGCGGGTCGCCGTGCTCGTGAGTTTCGCGCTCGGCGCGCTCCTCACCCCGGACACGGTGTACACGATGCTCATCGTCGGCGTCCCGCTCTCCGCCGCGTACTTCGTCGGCCTCGGCGTGCTCTGGGTGGTGACGCTCGGCGGCCGACGCGGCGGCGGCCCGACACCCGCGGAACGCACGGCCTAA
- a CDS encoding twin-arginine translocase subunit TatC encodes MGDGEDAERADTGEARRPGADVPVGDHDESQHPKPDDGSNASADTSGEREPDDDANEASADDVTPAVRRVEPTPAVRRVAPTPAVERVEDAEPTLAEPERPLEDEATVESDEAFPDMPEDSMGGATPVERKNETVGGVEGPETDEELPLADHVEEMIKRLAIVVGVAGLVSIAVWPLGEEVINHLWYAVIPATPPAPTGTAGRGAPHLYQPLELLITQFKVASLAGLIAALPVFVYQTYAFMRPGLYPNERRYYLAAVPMSLVLAVLGLTFAYFVVLPAVFGYFYNYSQPVADIAFALSDTFNLILILMGYLAVVFQIPLFIMLAIMMGITTRRWLESRRLLFWGAFLGISFLFTPDPTGVAPILVAVTMVVLFEGTLGALRWTGN; translated from the coding sequence ATGGGTGACGGCGAGGACGCGGAGCGCGCCGACACCGGGGAGGCCCGGCGGCCCGGCGCGGACGTACCGGTCGGAGACCACGACGAGTCACAGCACCCGAAACCCGACGACGGGAGCAACGCGTCCGCCGACACCAGCGGGGAGCGCGAGCCAGACGACGACGCGAACGAGGCGTCCGCGGACGACGTGACGCCCGCGGTGCGGCGGGTCGAACCGACGCCCGCAGTCCGCCGAGTCGCGCCGACGCCCGCCGTCGAGCGCGTCGAGGACGCGGAGCCGACGCTCGCGGAGCCGGAGCGCCCGCTCGAAGACGAGGCGACGGTGGAGAGCGACGAGGCGTTCCCGGACATGCCCGAGGACTCGATGGGCGGCGCGACGCCCGTCGAGCGGAAGAACGAGACGGTCGGGGGCGTCGAGGGCCCGGAGACGGACGAGGAACTCCCGCTCGCCGACCACGTCGAGGAGATGATAAAACGCCTCGCCATCGTCGTCGGCGTCGCGGGCCTCGTCAGCATCGCCGTCTGGCCGCTCGGCGAGGAAGTCATCAACCACCTCTGGTACGCCGTCATCCCCGCGACTCCGCCCGCGCCCACCGGAACCGCGGGCCGCGGCGCACCCCACCTGTACCAGCCGCTCGAACTCCTCATCACCCAGTTCAAGGTCGCGAGCCTCGCCGGCCTCATCGCCGCCCTCCCCGTGTTCGTCTACCAGACGTACGCGTTCATGCGCCCCGGCCTCTACCCGAACGAACGCCGATACTACCTCGCCGCCGTCCCGATGAGCCTCGTGCTCGCCGTCCTCGGCCTGACGTTCGCGTACTTCGTCGTCCTCCCCGCCGTCTTCGGCTACTTCTACAACTACAGCCAGCCCGTCGCCGACATCGCGTTCGCCCTCTCCGACACCTTCAACCTCATCCTCATCCTCATGGGCTACCTCGCCGTCGTCTTCCAGATCCCCCTCTTCATCATGCTCGCCATCATGATGGGCATCACGACCCGGCGGTGGCTCGAAAGCCGCCGCCTCCTCTTCTGGGGCGCGTTCCTCGGCATCTCCTTCCTCTTCACGCCCGACCCCACCGGCGTCGCCCCCATCCTCGTCGCCGTCACCATGGTCGTCCTCTTCGAAGGAACGCTCGGCGCGCTCCGCTGGACCGGGAACTGA
- a CDS encoding MutS-related protein, producing the protein MELEDVPGVGAKTAESLRELDDPEGALERGDVAAVASAPGISEGRAARVVRGAIRARHDDPGGFLATDRARELYEDALALLTERAVTSYGEKRLRTLYPSRSPDRIAEVREFVDRARSREVEEGVLDALAGVEPLAEPEGVRVRDRCLATTDAETYSEAQELIPEVSVEIVEDARGLAELARGYSTVVALDEAFAGVDVEGDVRVEPNALEHPAEVVPERALAFFAENRDRLEAAVAVHRRSSLNPPLDLDTLEGALSRLDADGSVAGDDELDRLTNAVDDLDAAVSTAESVANDRLREAIQERDVTIEGADLLSLVERGAGVDSLLSRELADEFDAAVGAARDHLVDALDLTEGEASIARQVFADDPTFPVEREEDAVSRLREELAAARDRRAARRKRELAADLADARGDATALVRAALELDVELAVARFCDDFDCATPERAGDGFDIEGGRSPLLDVPFEDVEPVDYGADGVALLSGVNSGGKTSTLDLVATVVVLAHMGLPVPAESARVPEVEELHYYAKSQGTLDAGAFEATLRDFGRLATGASEATTLVLVDELESITEPGASAKIIAGILEALDDAGASGVFVSHLAGEIRDACGFDVTVDGIQAVGLEDGELVVNRSPVKNHLARSTPELIVEKLADGDEGSDRERAFYRRLLEKF; encoded by the coding sequence ATGGAACTGGAGGACGTGCCGGGCGTCGGCGCGAAGACGGCGGAGTCGCTCCGCGAGTTGGACGACCCGGAGGGCGCGCTGGAACGCGGGGACGTGGCCGCCGTCGCGAGCGCGCCCGGCATCAGTGAGGGGCGGGCGGCGCGCGTCGTCCGGGGGGCGATTCGCGCGCGCCACGACGACCCGGGCGGCTTCCTCGCGACCGACCGCGCCCGCGAACTCTACGAGGACGCGCTCGCGCTCCTGACGGAGCGCGCGGTGACGAGCTACGGCGAGAAGCGCCTGCGGACGCTGTACCCCTCGCGGAGTCCCGACCGCATCGCGGAGGTCCGGGAGTTCGTGGATAGGGCGCGTTCGCGGGAGGTCGAAGAGGGCGTGCTGGACGCGCTCGCGGGCGTCGAACCGCTCGCGGAGCCGGAGGGCGTGCGGGTGCGCGACAGGTGTCTGGCGACGACGGACGCGGAGACGTACAGCGAGGCGCAGGAACTGATTCCGGAGGTGAGCGTGGAAATCGTCGAGGACGCCCGGGGGCTCGCGGAACTCGCGCGCGGCTACTCGACCGTGGTCGCGCTGGACGAGGCGTTCGCGGGCGTGGACGTGGAGGGCGACGTGCGCGTCGAACCGAACGCCCTCGAACACCCCGCGGAGGTGGTGCCGGAGCGCGCGCTCGCGTTCTTCGCGGAAAACCGCGACCGCCTGGAGGCCGCGGTCGCGGTGCACCGCCGGAGCAGTCTCAACCCGCCGCTCGACCTCGACACGCTGGAGGGCGCGCTCTCCCGCCTCGACGCGGACGGGAGCGTCGCCGGCGACGACGAACTCGACCGCCTCACGAACGCCGTGGACGACCTCGATGCGGCCGTCTCCACCGCCGAATCGGTGGCGAACGACCGGCTCCGGGAGGCGATTCAGGAGCGGGACGTGACCATCGAGGGGGCCGATTTGTTGTCGCTCGTGGAGCGCGGCGCGGGCGTGGACTCCCTGCTTTCGCGCGAACTGGCGGACGAGTTCGACGCGGCGGTCGGGGCGGCGCGCGACCACCTCGTGGACGCGCTCGACCTGACGGAGGGCGAGGCGAGCATCGCCCGCCAGGTCTTCGCGGACGACCCGACGTTTCCCGTGGAGCGCGAGGAGGACGCCGTCTCGCGGCTTCGAGAGGAACTCGCGGCCGCGCGCGACCGGCGGGCCGCGCGGCGGAAACGCGAACTCGCCGCCGACCTCGCGGACGCCCGCGGGGACGCGACGGCGCTCGTGCGGGCGGCGCTCGAACTCGACGTGGAACTCGCCGTCGCGCGGTTCTGCGACGACTTCGACTGCGCGACGCCGGAGCGCGCGGGCGACGGGTTCGACATCGAGGGCGGACGCTCGCCCCTGCTCGACGTTCCCTTCGAGGACGTGGAGCCGGTGGATTACGGCGCGGACGGCGTCGCGCTCCTCTCCGGCGTGAACTCCGGCGGGAAGACGAGCACGCTCGACCTCGTCGCGACGGTGGTCGTGCTCGCGCACATGGGCCTCCCCGTCCCCGCGGAGTCCGCGCGCGTGCCAGAAGTCGAGGAACTCCACTACTACGCGAAGTCCCAGGGGACGCTCGACGCGGGCGCGTTCGAAGCCACGCTCCGAGATTTCGGCCGGCTCGCCACGGGCGCGTCCGAGGCGACGACGCTCGTGCTGGTGGACGAACTCGAATCCATCACGGAACCCGGGGCGTCCGCGAAGATCATCGCGGGCATCCTCGAAGCGCTCGACGACGCGGGCGCGAGCGGCGTGTTCGTCAGCCACCTCGCGGGCGAGATCCGGGACGCCTGCGGGTTCGACGTGACCGTGGACGGCATCCAAGCCGTGGGACTGGAGGACGGCGAACTCGTCGTGAACCGCTCGCCCGTGAAGAACCACCTCGCGCGCTCGACCCCCGAACTCATCGTGGAGAAACTCGCGGACGGCGACGAGGGAAGCGACCGCGAACGCGCGTTCTACCGGCGCTTACTGGAGAAATTCTAG